In the Ruminococcus sp. OA3 genome, one interval contains:
- a CDS encoding FtsW/RodA/SpoVE family cell cycle protein, producing MINIIVELSKYLIIILMTLFTFQCFRIFKKKDEDDKKYVLRKQVILILFLNLIAFLVMYLQTMEVKMLIMYLQVAAYIVVLQVIYRIFYKKASMLVVNNMCMLLSCGFIMLSRLDFEKAEKQFFIVVAGTAISLLVPVIIRKVKLLKDLTWLYGILGIILLLAVLALSRVTGGANLALEIGGISFQFSELVKITFVFFVAGILRGDPSFKKVVTATAVAGIHVMILVLSTDLGSALVFFMTYVVMVYVATKKPLYALAGLAGGSLAAVAAYFLFGHVRQRVVAWKAPFSVYETNGYQIVQSLFAIGAGGWFGVGLFAGSPKSIPVVTQDFIFAAICEEMGAIFAICLLLVCMSCFLMILNISMRMSNKFYKLIALGLGTEYAFQVFLTVGGTTKFIPMTGITLPLVSYGGSSVICTIVMLAIIQGLYILREDEGAELEKQKQERNRKPGAQYEQKRRKGTEQTREKSLEEKIEEETEKSLRW from the coding sequence ATGATCAATATCATAGTTGAATTATCAAAGTATTTAATCATAATCCTGATGACGCTGTTTACCTTTCAGTGTTTCCGGATATTCAAAAAAAAGGATGAAGACGACAAGAAATATGTGCTTCGCAAGCAGGTGATTCTGATTCTTTTTCTGAATCTGATTGCCTTTCTTGTGATGTATCTCCAGACCATGGAAGTTAAAATGCTGATCATGTATCTGCAGGTGGCAGCATATATCGTGGTTCTGCAGGTTATATACCGCATTTTTTATAAGAAGGCGTCCATGCTGGTGGTGAATAATATGTGCATGCTGCTGAGCTGCGGATTTATCATGCTCAGCCGTCTCGATTTCGAGAAAGCGGAGAAGCAGTTTTTTATCGTGGTGGCGGGAACTGCTATTTCACTGCTGGTACCGGTCATCATCCGGAAGGTGAAACTTCTGAAGGACCTGACATGGCTTTACGGGATCCTGGGTATCATTTTGCTGCTCGCAGTGCTGGCGCTGTCAAGAGTGACGGGAGGTGCCAATCTGGCGCTGGAGATCGGCGGGATCAGTTTTCAGTTTTCAGAGCTGGTAAAAATAACGTTTGTATTTTTTGTTGCGGGAATCCTGAGAGGGGACCCCAGTTTTAAAAAGGTTGTAACTGCTACGGCAGTGGCGGGAATTCATGTAATGATCCTGGTATTATCTACAGATCTCGGAAGTGCACTTGTATTTTTTATGACTTACGTTGTAATGGTTTACGTCGCCACGAAAAAACCATTATATGCGCTTGCAGGACTTGCGGGAGGAAGTCTTGCAGCTGTGGCTGCCTATTTCCTGTTCGGCCATGTGCGGCAGCGTGTTGTGGCATGGAAAGCCCCGTTTTCCGTATACGAGACAAATGGATATCAGATCGTTCAGTCGCTGTTTGCGATCGGTGCAGGGGGATGGTTTGGTGTCGGGCTTTTTGCGGGTTCTCCAAAATCAATTCCCGTTGTGACGCAGGACTTTATTTTCGCAGCGATCTGTGAGGAGATGGGAGCAATCTTCGCGATATGCCTTCTGCTTGTGTGTATGAGCTGTTTCCTCATGATCTTAAATATTTCAATGAGGATGAGCAATAAGTTTTATAAGTTGATTGCCCTTGGACTTGGGACAGAATATGCGTTTCAGGTATTTCTGACAGTCGGCGGCACGACAAAATTTATACCAATGACCGGAATCACACTTCCACTTGTGAGTTACGGAGGAAGTTCGGTCATCTGTACGATCGTCATGCTGGCGATCATCCAGGGACTTTACATTTTGAGAGAAGACGAAGGAGCAGAACTTGAGAAACAAAAACAGGAACGAAACCGGAAACCAGGAGCGCAGTATGAGCAGAAAAGAAGAAAAGGCACTGAGCAGACA